A window of Microcystis aeruginosa FD4 contains these coding sequences:
- a CDS encoding DUF4164 family protein, with product MSNETVTYSLEAVLTRIEGKIDFLQRDVNERLNKLEIGQSELRGDIKALDERLTAEIKGLTARVADQEFTNRGILIALVVVILGGAAKIFGFIPNPLQRSHNV from the coding sequence ATGTCTAACGAAACGGTCACTTATTCCCTTGAGGCTGTCTTGACAAGGATTGAGGGGAAAATCGACTTTTTACAAAGAGATGTCAACGAGCGTTTAAACAAGCTAGAGATAGGACAATCAGAATTAAGAGGGGACATTAAAGCTTTAGATGAGCGACTAACCGCAGAAATTAAAGGGTTAACTGCAAGAGTCGCTGATCAGGAATTTACCAATCGGGGGATTCTGATAGCTTTGGTTGTTGTCATTTTAGGAGGAGCGGCCAAAATTTTTGGTTTTATTCCCAATCCTTTACAGCGATCGCATAATGTTTGA
- the radC gene encoding RadC family protein has product MTYSLRIADIPVSERPRERLISVGAKNLSNAELLAILLATGQGKGKLSAVGLGQHILNELSKYRREPLDVLRDIQPQELTAIHGIGPAKATTILAAIELGKRAFQRRPTEKMVIDSPDTAAAILGHELMYQSQERFAVILLDVKNQLIALKVITIGTATETLVHPREIFREVVKQSATKLIIAHNHPTGSLVPSQDDILLTEQLLQGATYLAIPLLDHLILGNGNFQSLRQITDLWEKYPQED; this is encoded by the coding sequence ATGACCTACAGCTTAAGAATCGCCGATATTCCTGTCAGTGAAAGACCAAGGGAACGTTTAATCAGCGTCGGGGCGAAAAACCTCAGTAACGCCGAATTATTAGCGATTTTACTAGCTACAGGTCAAGGTAAGGGGAAACTCTCGGCGGTGGGTTTAGGACAGCATATTCTCAACGAATTGAGTAAATATCGCCGGGAGCCTTTGGACGTTTTGAGAGATATTCAGCCCCAGGAATTAACCGCTATTCATGGCATTGGACCGGCTAAGGCTACTACTATTCTAGCGGCGATCGAATTGGGAAAACGAGCTTTTCAACGACGACCGACGGAAAAAATGGTCATCGATAGTCCCGATACCGCTGCCGCTATCCTTGGCCACGAACTAATGTATCAGTCTCAGGAACGTTTCGCCGTTATTTTACTCGATGTCAAAAATCAGTTAATCGCACTAAAAGTGATTACTATCGGCACAGCCACGGAAACACTGGTACATCCGCGAGAAATCTTTCGAGAAGTAGTGAAACAATCAGCTACTAAGTTAATTATCGCCCATAATCACCCCACCGGGTCACTTGTGCCTAGTCAAGACGATATTTTACTCACAGAACAATTATTACAGGGAGCTACCTATCTAGCCATTCCTCTCCTAGATCATTTGATCCTCGGTAATGGCAACTTCCAAAGTCTTCGCCAAATCACAGATCTTTGGGAAAAATATCCCCAAGAAGATTAG
- a CDS encoding aspartate aminotransferase encodes MSVNWTNSRAKRLSALPPYVFARLDELKALARKEGLDLIDLGMGNPDGSAPRPVIEAAIQAFETPQFHGYPPFEGTASFREAIAKWYDRSYGVELNPDNEALPLLGSKEGLSHLALAYVNPGDVVLVPSPAYPAHFRGPLIAGATLYPIILKAEQDWLIDIDSIPEDVAKQAKILYFNYPSNPTAAVAPLEFFEKIVAWARHYEIMLVHDLCYAELSFDGYQPTSLLEIPGAKEISVEFHTLSKTYNMAGWRVGFVVGNSDIIQGLRTLKTNLDYGIFSVIQKAAETALQLPDEYVKQVQERYRQRRDFLIKGLGQLGWDIPPSKATMYLWIPCSVGMNSTDFALSVLQKTGVVVTPGNAFGEGGEGYVRVSLIADIPRLGEALQRLEDAGIRYQ; translated from the coding sequence ATGAGTGTAAATTGGACGAATAGCCGCGCCAAGCGATTAAGTGCCTTACCCCCTTACGTTTTCGCCCGTTTGGATGAATTAAAAGCCTTAGCCCGCAAAGAAGGACTAGATTTAATCGATTTAGGCATGGGTAATCCCGACGGTTCTGCCCCGCGTCCAGTTATCGAAGCGGCCATTCAAGCTTTTGAAACCCCCCAATTTCACGGTTATCCACCCTTTGAAGGAACCGCCAGTTTCCGAGAAGCGATCGCTAAATGGTATGATCGCAGTTATGGTGTGGAACTCAATCCCGATAACGAAGCTTTGCCCCTGCTAGGTTCCAAAGAGGGCTTATCTCACCTCGCCCTAGCTTATGTTAACCCCGGCGATGTGGTCTTGGTTCCCAGTCCCGCCTATCCCGCCCATTTTCGCGGTCCCTTGATTGCTGGGGCGACGCTATACCCAATAATCTTAAAAGCGGAACAGGATTGGCTGATAGATATCGATTCTATCCCCGAAGATGTGGCTAAACAGGCGAAAATCCTCTATTTTAACTATCCCAGTAATCCCACCGCCGCCGTTGCCCCCCTGGAATTTTTTGAAAAAATCGTTGCTTGGGCCCGGCACTATGAGATTATGCTCGTCCACGATCTCTGTTATGCTGAATTAAGTTTTGATGGTTATCAGCCCACCAGTTTATTAGAAATTCCGGGGGCAAAAGAGATTAGTGTAGAATTTCATACCCTCTCGAAAACCTATAATATGGCCGGCTGGCGCGTCGGTTTTGTCGTGGGCAATTCCGATATTATTCAAGGGTTACGCACCCTGAAAACTAATCTCGATTATGGCATCTTTTCCGTCATCCAAAAGGCTGCCGAAACCGCCCTACAACTGCCGGATGAATACGTCAAACAAGTACAGGAAAGATACCGACAGCGACGAGATTTTTTAATCAAAGGTTTGGGGCAATTAGGTTGGGATATTCCCCCCTCTAAGGCGACAATGTATCTCTGGATTCCCTGTAGCGTCGGTATGAATTCCACGGATTTTGCCCTCAGCGTCCTACAAAAAACCGGTGTCGTTGTCACTCCGGGCAATGCTTTTGGAGAGGGAGGGGAAGGTTATGTGCGCGTCAGTTTAATCGCCGATATCCCGCGATTAGGGGAAGCTTTACAGCGCCTCGAAGATGCGGGAATTCGCTATCAGTAA
- a CDS encoding FAD-binding oxidoreductase, with protein sequence MTAIAAQITSILPPDTTVIAWPQVPKEEQERLSRAIRGKSPEIIVYPANTAALASLVRFANENRLSLLAYGQGSKLDWGGLVESPDILVSTRNLNQIIDHARGDLTITVQAGLKLADLQAFLASSGQFLPIDPSDADNATIGGIMATADAGTWRQRYGGVRDLILGFSFIRHDGEIAKAGGRVVKNVAGYDMMKLFTGSYGTLGIIDQITLRLYPETANSETLIITGNSENISKLSQVIRQSALTPTVAECLNLGMTQALGLGEKVALLLRFQSIPESISEQSQQVSYLGQQLDCQTNSYRDEEEVSLWQRYRKTMDNYDQEGNFFGKIGLLPSSLALVIDQINGLASINISSGVGKVILKSEENLDKIRSLCSANQGYLTVLTAPPSLKEKIEPWGYTGNAITMMKTLKTKFDPHGIFSPERFLNKI encoded by the coding sequence ATGACTGCGATCGCTGCCCAGATAACTTCTATTTTACCCCCCGACACGACGGTTATAGCTTGGCCACAAGTGCCAAAGGAGGAACAAGAAAGACTATCAAGGGCAATTAGGGGCAAAAGTCCTGAAATTATAGTTTATCCCGCTAATACGGCCGCTTTAGCCTCTCTGGTGCGTTTTGCCAACGAAAATCGTCTGTCTTTATTGGCCTACGGTCAAGGCAGTAAATTAGATTGGGGTGGATTAGTCGAGTCACCCGATATTTTAGTCAGTACCCGAAATCTCAACCAGATTATTGACCATGCCAGGGGAGATTTAACTATAACCGTGCAAGCTGGGCTTAAACTAGCGGATTTACAGGCTTTTTTAGCTTCTAGCGGTCAATTTCTTCCTATTGATCCCAGTGATGCCGATAATGCCACGATTGGCGGTATTATGGCCACGGCCGACGCCGGAACATGGCGGCAAAGATACGGTGGAGTCCGGGATCTGATTCTAGGATTCTCCTTTATCCGTCACGATGGCGAGATTGCTAAAGCTGGAGGGCGTGTGGTCAAGAACGTGGCGGGATACGACATGATGAAGCTATTTACGGGTTCCTACGGCACTTTAGGGATTATCGATCAGATTACCCTGCGACTGTATCCCGAAACTGCTAACTCAGAAACCCTGATAATCACTGGAAATAGCGAAAATATTAGTAAATTAAGTCAAGTTATTCGGCAATCGGCCTTAACTCCCACCGTCGCTGAATGTTTAAACCTAGGGATGACGCAAGCACTAGGATTAGGGGAAAAGGTCGCTTTATTGCTGCGTTTTCAAAGCATTCCCGAAAGTATTAGCGAACAATCGCAACAGGTGAGTTATTTAGGACAACAGTTAGATTGTCAGACTAATTCTTATCGGGATGAGGAAGAAGTTTCTCTATGGCAAAGATACCGAAAAACAATGGATAATTATGACCAAGAGGGCAATTTTTTCGGCAAAATAGGATTATTACCCAGCAGTTTAGCCCTAGTTATCGACCAAATTAACGGACTAGCCTCGATTAATATTAGTAGTGGGGTGGGTAAAGTTATCTTAAAATCGGAGGAAAATCTTGACAAAATTCGCTCTTTATGCAGTGCCAATCAGGGTTATTTAACGGTGTTAACCGCGCCTCCATCGCTCAAGGAAAAAATTGAACCTTGGGGTTATACAGGTAATGCGATTACCATGATGAAAACCCTAAAAACTAAATTCGATCCTCACGGTATTTTTAGTCCTGAACGCTTTCTTAACAAAATCTAA
- a CDS encoding (Fe-S)-binding protein: MQTSEHSLNFQELIDQKNQGFDPKNPPAQELIDSCVHCGFCLSTCPSYRVIGKEMDSPRGRIYLMNAINKGEAVLDETTSQHFDTCLGCLACVSTCPSGVQYDQLIAAVRPQVERNQPRSFKDKIIRFLIFNLFPYPVRLKLFLPFLWLYQTLGLQTLVRKSGILKMLFPRLAAMESILPKITLDSLFKNYADVIPSQTEKRYRVGVVLGCVQRLFFSPVNEATVRVLTANGCEVVIPKTQGCCAALPAHQGQEKQAQSLARQMIDSFAETEVDYIIINAAGCGHTLKEYHHILADDPEYKDKAKEFVAKVRDAQEFLAAVGLTADLSPITETELTLVYQDACHLLHGQKISVQPRQLLQKIPNINLKEPIDAALCCGSAGVYNMLQPDTADQLGQQKVGNLLNTGAAVIASPNPGCSLQIKKHLQLQGKDTPVIHPIELLDYAIRGLKIS; the protein is encoded by the coding sequence ATGCAAACCTCCGAACATTCCCTTAACTTTCAAGAATTAATCGACCAAAAAAATCAAGGATTTGACCCCAAGAATCCCCCCGCTCAAGAATTAATCGATAGTTGTGTTCACTGTGGTTTTTGTCTATCTACCTGTCCCAGTTATCGAGTCATTGGCAAAGAAATGGACTCCCCCCGGGGTAGAATTTATCTGATGAATGCTATCAACAAAGGGGAAGCAGTTTTAGACGAAACCACTAGCCAACATTTTGATACTTGTTTAGGTTGTTTAGCCTGTGTTAGTACCTGTCCATCAGGAGTACAATACGATCAATTAATCGCCGCAGTTCGTCCGCAAGTGGAACGCAATCAACCCCGAAGTTTTAAAGATAAAATTATTCGTTTTCTCATTTTTAATCTCTTTCCCTATCCCGTCCGTCTCAAATTATTTTTACCCTTCCTCTGGTTATATCAAACCCTGGGATTACAAACCCTAGTCAGGAAATCGGGTATCTTAAAAATGCTCTTTCCCCGTCTAGCGGCCATGGAATCAATTTTACCCAAAATTACCCTAGACTCTCTGTTTAAAAATTATGCCGATGTTATTCCCTCCCAAACTGAAAAACGCTATCGGGTGGGAGTAGTTTTAGGTTGTGTGCAGAGACTCTTTTTTTCACCAGTAAATGAAGCGACGGTGCGGGTTTTAACTGCCAATGGTTGCGAAGTGGTTATCCCCAAAACCCAGGGTTGTTGTGCTGCTTTACCCGCACATCAAGGACAGGAAAAACAAGCGCAAAGTTTAGCCAGACAAATGATCGATAGTTTCGCAGAAACCGAGGTTGATTATATTATTATCAATGCGGCGGGTTGTGGTCATACTCTCAAGGAATATCATCATATTTTAGCCGATGATCCTGAATATAAAGATAAGGCTAAGGAGTTTGTGGCTAAAGTACGCGATGCCCAAGAATTTTTGGCAGCAGTGGGATTAACTGCTGATTTATCGCCGATTACCGAGACAGAATTAACCCTAGTTTATCAAGATGCCTGTCATCTTTTACACGGACAAAAAATCTCGGTGCAGCCACGGCAATTATTGCAAAAAATCCCCAATATTAACTTAAAAGAACCTATCGATGCGGCCTTGTGTTGTGGTAGTGCCGGAGTTTATAATATGCTACAGCCAGATACTGCCGATCAATTAGGTCAGCAGAAAGTAGGCAATTTATTAAATACTGGGGCCGCGGTGATTGCTTCTCCTAATCCGGGTTGTTCCCTACAAATTAAAAAACATCTACAATTACAGGGAAAAGATACACCCGTTATTCATCCCATCGAATTATTAGATTATGCGATTCGCGGGCTGAAAATTTCCTAG
- a CDS encoding homoserine dehydrogenase, producing MTFKIGLLGFGVVGTGTAKILLDPFGRHPVLKEITIGRVGVRSLDKPREIELSPQLLTTDLESIVTDPEIDIIVELLGGLEPARSLILQAIASGKHVVTANKAVIARFGDEIYAKANEKGVYVLLEAAVGGGIPVIKPLKQSLGANRISSIMGIVNGTTNYILTEMSQKGADFSEVLAKAQELGYAEADPTADVDGFDAADKIAILASLGFGGRVKREDVYCEGIRQVSTVDIAYADRLGFVIKLLAIAKDTVKEDSDTLELRVHPTLVPKTHPLANANGVYNAILVEGEPLGQVMFYGPGAGSGPTASAVVSDVMNIVGILKSSGKTKELDPLLSCIHQHYCQIAPMEDLSTRFYARFLCRDVPGVIGHLGMAFGDHGVSLESVVQIGIRGNLAEIVVVTHDVREGNFRNALAAIESLEAIDSIPSILRVL from the coding sequence GTGACCTTTAAGATTGGTTTACTCGGTTTCGGAGTTGTGGGGACAGGAACAGCGAAAATCCTCCTTGATCCTTTTGGTCGTCATCCCGTACTCAAAGAGATTACCATTGGACGAGTGGGAGTTAGATCTCTAGATAAACCCAGAGAAATCGAGCTTTCCCCCCAGCTGTTGACCACTGACCTAGAATCGATCGTTACTGACCCCGAAATTGATATTATTGTCGAATTATTGGGGGGTTTGGAACCGGCACGCTCTTTAATTCTCCAAGCAATCGCATCGGGAAAGCACGTTGTCACGGCAAATAAGGCGGTTATTGCCCGTTTTGGCGATGAAATCTACGCCAAGGCTAACGAAAAAGGGGTTTATGTCCTTCTAGAAGCGGCAGTGGGTGGTGGAATTCCCGTCATTAAACCCTTAAAACAATCCCTCGGCGCTAATCGCATCAGCAGCATCATGGGAATTGTCAACGGCACAACTAACTATATTCTCACGGAAATGAGCCAAAAAGGGGCAGATTTTAGCGAAGTTTTGGCCAAAGCTCAGGAATTAGGCTATGCAGAAGCTGATCCCACTGCGGACGTGGATGGATTCGATGCAGCCGATAAAATCGCCATTTTAGCCTCTCTGGGTTTTGGAGGTCGGGTAAAACGGGAAGATGTTTACTGTGAAGGTATCCGGCAAGTTAGCACCGTCGATATCGCCTACGCTGATAGACTGGGATTTGTGATTAAATTATTAGCGATCGCGAAAGATACGGTTAAAGAGGATTCCGATACCCTAGAGTTGCGGGTTCATCCGACCCTAGTACCGAAAACCCATCCCCTCGCTAATGCTAACGGGGTCTATAACGCTATTCTGGTCGAGGGGGAACCCTTGGGACAAGTGATGTTTTACGGACCCGGTGCCGGTAGCGGACCGACGGCCAGCGCGGTAGTATCGGATGTGATGAATATCGTCGGAATTTTAAAAAGTAGTGGCAAAACCAAGGAACTTGACCCGCTTTTAAGCTGTATTCACCAGCATTATTGTCAAATTGCCCCGATGGAGGATTTATCGACCCGTTTTTATGCTCGTTTTCTCTGTCGCGATGTGCCGGGGGTAATCGGTCATTTAGGTATGGCTTTCGGCGACCATGGGGTTAGTCTAGAATCCGTGGTACAAATTGGTATTAGGGGTAATTTAGCCGAAATTGTCGTTGTCACCCACGATGTACGCGAGGGCAATTTCCGCAACGCTTTAGCAGCCATAGAGTCTTTAGAAGCTATTGACAGTATTCCTAGTATTCTCCGGGTTTTGTAA
- a CDS encoding LysM peptidoglycan-binding domain-containing M23 family metallopeptidase → MVMGRRIRSEKSWLSFNSTILFFCLGFLTLNQKLIFAQGSDNVCPLPILSRLQRHKIQAGETIASIAEKYALIPATIIKLNPTILKNGLAPVGKEIFIPPMNGIRIEAPKGSTWRDLEAAYGIRADILFELNGCGRRPTIVFIPGTNWSATGKHSDYTGLSSYPLPLASTVGLAYGWQKSPTEQKNLFHSGIDLLADIGTPVLATEDGLVIYVGQEGAYGNLVVINHLGRRQTRYAHLSRVTVRIDQRVRAGDVIGAVGTTGQPDIIPPHLHFEVRLDTPVGWTAQDPALHLPQIGPQSSQTKSCLKGIGE, encoded by the coding sequence ATGGTCATGGGTCGGAGAATCAGAAGTGAGAAAAGTTGGCTAAGTTTCAATAGCACAATTTTGTTTTTTTGTCTAGGTTTTTTGACCTTAAATCAAAAATTAATTTTTGCCCAAGGTTCCGATAATGTTTGTCCCCTGCCGATTTTATCAAGGTTACAACGCCATAAAATCCAAGCGGGAGAAACGATCGCCTCCATCGCCGAAAAATACGCTCTCATCCCGGCAACGATAATTAAACTCAATCCGACTATTCTCAAAAATGGTTTGGCCCCCGTGGGGAAAGAAATCTTCATTCCCCCGATGAACGGCATTCGCATCGAAGCACCGAAAGGTTCCACTTGGCGCGATTTAGAAGCGGCCTATGGTATTCGTGCCGATATACTCTTTGAGCTTAACGGTTGTGGTCGCCGGCCGACAATAGTTTTTATCCCCGGCACCAATTGGTCCGCCACGGGCAAGCACTCGGATTATACTGGATTAAGTTCTTATCCCTTACCCTTGGCCAGCACTGTCGGATTAGCCTACGGTTGGCAAAAAAGCCCCACGGAACAGAAAAATCTCTTTCATAGTGGTATTGATCTTCTCGCCGATATTGGTACACCAGTTCTAGCAACCGAGGATGGTCTAGTGATTTATGTGGGTCAGGAAGGGGCCTATGGTAATTTGGTAGTAATTAATCATTTAGGTCGCCGGCAGACCCGTTATGCTCATTTAAGCAGGGTTACAGTGAGAATTGACCAACGGGTACGAGCAGGAGACGTTATCGGTGCGGTTGGCACCACCGGACAACCAGATATTATTCCCCCCCATCTTCATTTTGAAGTGCGCTTAGATACTCCCGTCGGTTGGACAGCGCAGGATCCAGCTTTGCATTTGCCCCAAATCGGCCCGCAATCAAGTCAGACTAAATCCTGTTTAAAAGGTATAGGAGAGTGA
- a CDS encoding pyridoxal-phosphate-dependent aminotransferase family protein — protein MENKNMLMIPGPTPVPEAVLLAMAKAPIGHRTGAFSKVIAELTENLKWLHQTSGDVLMLTASGTGAMEAGIINFLSPGDRVLVGDNGKFGERWAKVAKAYGLNVDVIKAEWGKPLDPEAFTAKLTEDKEKAIKAVIITHSETSTGVLNDLESINKAVKDHGEALIIVDAVTSLGAYHIPIDEWGLDVVGSGSQKGYMIPPGLGFVSVSKKAWKAYETAKLPRFYLDLGKYKKATDEDSSPFTPPVNLMYGLQASLQMMRREGLAAIFARHQRLTKMTRAGMRALDLPLYAADSWASTAITAVAPTLVDAEKIRSTLNKKFDIAVAGGQDHLKGKIFRIGHLGFASERDILTVIAAIEATLIELGVEGVTPGAGVAAAAAVMVQG, from the coding sequence ATGGAAAATAAAAATATGTTGATGATTCCCGGCCCCACACCAGTGCCGGAAGCGGTATTATTGGCTATGGCTAAAGCACCTATAGGTCATCGGACGGGTGCTTTTAGCAAGGTAATCGCCGAATTAACCGAAAATCTTAAATGGTTGCATCAAACCAGTGGCGATGTTTTAATGCTAACTGCTTCGGGAACCGGTGCCATGGAAGCGGGAATTATTAATTTTCTTAGCCCCGGCGATCGAGTTTTGGTGGGGGATAATGGTAAATTTGGGGAACGTTGGGCGAAAGTGGCGAAAGCATACGGCTTAAATGTGGATGTCATTAAGGCAGAATGGGGTAAACCCCTAGATCCAGAAGCATTCACCGCTAAACTGACCGAAGACAAGGAAAAAGCCATCAAAGCGGTAATTATCACCCATTCGGAAACTTCCACCGGGGTTCTCAATGACTTGGAAAGCATTAACAAAGCGGTAAAAGACCACGGGGAAGCTTTAATTATCGTCGATGCTGTCACCAGTTTAGGAGCTTATCATATTCCCATCGATGAATGGGGTTTAGATGTGGTCGGTTCTGGTTCCCAGAAAGGTTATATGATTCCTCCCGGTTTAGGTTTTGTTTCCGTGAGCAAAAAAGCTTGGAAAGCCTACGAAACCGCCAAACTGCCCCGTTTTTATCTAGATTTAGGCAAATACAAAAAAGCCACCGATGAGGATAGTTCCCCCTTTACCCCTCCAGTTAACCTGATGTACGGTTTACAAGCTTCTCTGCAAATGATGAGAAGGGAGGGATTAGCGGCCATTTTCGCCCGTCACCAACGCTTAACCAAGATGACGCGGGCGGGTATGCGCGCCCTGGATTTGCCCCTCTATGCGGCGGATTCCTGGGCTTCCACGGCGATTACTGCGGTGGCCCCCACTCTGGTGGATGCGGAAAAAATTCGTTCGACTCTCAATAAAAAGTTCGACATCGCTGTGGCTGGTGGTCAGGATCACCTCAAGGGTAAAATCTTCCGTATCGGTCATTTAGGTTTTGCTAGTGAGAGGGATATCCTCACGGTTATCGCTGCCATTGAAGCGACTTTAATCGAGTTAGGTGTCGAAGGTGTCACCCCCGGCGCCGGTGTGGCAGCAGCTGCCGCTGTGATGGTGCAGGGTTAA
- the trpC gene encoding indole-3-glycerol phosphate synthase TrpC yields MQIRRKHPNPSVKVESLSYVVKVPEAQPQNILEEIVWHKEIEVDKLRERLPLLELRQKIANTTPPCDFLAALKQGKTHPALIAEVKKASPSKGVIRQDFDPVAIARTYEQGGATCLSVLTDSKFFQGSYENLSLVRQAVSLPLLCKEFILYPYQIYYARSKGADAVLLIAAILSDQDLAYFVKIVKGLGMTALVEVHSLAEFDRVLAIEGIELIGINNRNLETFKVDLDNTRQLLEARGKQVREKGILIVSESGLHTATDLATVKQAGANAVLIGESLVKLPDAAAGIQKLFENRE; encoded by the coding sequence ATGCAGATCCGAAGAAAACACCCCAATCCTTCCGTTAAAGTTGAGAGTTTGAGTTATGTGGTGAAAGTCCCAGAGGCACAACCGCAAAATATTTTAGAAGAAATCGTTTGGCATAAAGAGATAGAAGTCGATAAATTGCGTGAACGGTTGCCTTTATTAGAATTACGCCAAAAAATAGCCAATACTACGCCACCTTGCGACTTTTTAGCCGCCCTAAAACAGGGTAAAACCCACCCCGCTTTGATTGCCGAAGTGAAAAAAGCTTCCCCGAGCAAGGGAGTTATCCGCCAAGATTTTGATCCTGTAGCGATCGCCCGTACCTATGAACAGGGAGGAGCCACTTGTTTATCGGTCCTAACCGATAGTAAGTTTTTTCAAGGTAGTTACGAAAATCTTAGCCTCGTCCGGCAAGCGGTATCTTTACCCCTATTATGCAAAGAATTTATCCTTTATCCCTATCAAATCTACTACGCTCGCTCTAAAGGAGCCGATGCTGTCCTTTTAATTGCCGCTATTTTAAGCGATCAAGACCTAGCATATTTTGTCAAAATTGTCAAGGGTTTAGGGATGACAGCTTTGGTAGAGGTGCATAGTCTGGCCGAATTCGATCGAGTGTTAGCCATTGAGGGAATCGAACTAATCGGCATCAATAACCGCAATTTAGAGACATTTAAAGTCGATTTAGACAATACTCGCCAATTACTAGAAGCGAGGGGCAAACAGGTGCGAGAAAAAGGTATTCTGATCGTCAGCGAATCGGGATTACACACAGCAACAGATCTAGCCACAGTGAAGCAAGCGGGAGCAAATGCGGTTCTAATCGGCGAATCTTTGGTAAAACTGCCCGATGCTGCCGCAGGTATCCAGAAACTCTTTGAAAATCGGGAATAG
- a CDS encoding DUF3288 family protein: MASKNQEQQHPQERLDRPIVDQLLQSEPNDLNLAECARLRIRYQNFPGAREIQRDLDLILEKWQLDEASLWAKTRQLHSHGQVYQIRQTEEQQDWS; encoded by the coding sequence ATGGCTAGTAAAAATCAAGAACAACAACATCCACAGGAAAGACTCGATCGCCCGATTGTTGATCAGCTACTGCAATCAGAACCTAATGATTTAAACTTAGCTGAATGCGCTCGTTTACGCATACGTTATCAAAACTTTCCGGGAGCAAGAGAAATCCAAAGAGATTTAGATTTAATCCTAGAAAAATGGCAGTTAGATGAAGCCAGTTTATGGGCAAAAACTCGACAACTGCACAGTCATGGACAAGTGTATCAAATTCGCCAAACCGAGGAGCAACAGGATTGGAGTTAA
- a CDS encoding Npun_R2821/Npun_R2822 family protein, which translates to MKRGIYITANDRVIDQAIALMNSIRLYDPDSPVILIPYDNNYQKIADLLSAKYGVILYPELQLVEELAQKIYDIFGEKFFARPNQFRKQVCWFGELDQFLYIDTDIVVFEKIIDNLNFLDTYDFLCCDYQHKKGIADVFNSIVVEQGIFTENDLTGMFNGGFWASKKNLFSEQELYSAFQECAAHPEYFDFSQKTSDQPIINYTILKRVPNRFNIVRAPGCQAGNWGGSSHFQRQGNILIDPRLNQPLKYLHWAGIRIEPGCPYWDIWKYYRYLDDPNPPADPPASKPKNPLQRLLDKIKL; encoded by the coding sequence ATGAAGCGAGGAATTTACATTACCGCTAACGATCGAGTTATCGATCAGGCGATCGCATTAATGAATAGTATTCGCTTGTACGATCCCGATTCTCCCGTGATCTTGATTCCCTACGACAATAATTATCAAAAAATTGCCGATTTATTGTCCGCAAAATACGGGGTTATTCTCTATCCCGAACTGCAATTAGTGGAAGAATTGGCACAAAAAATCTATGATATTTTTGGAGAAAAATTCTTTGCTCGTCCCAATCAATTTCGCAAGCAGGTGTGTTGGTTTGGAGAACTAGATCAATTTCTTTATATCGATACCGATATCGTGGTTTTTGAAAAAATAATAGATAATCTAAATTTCCTCGATACCTACGATTTTCTCTGCTGTGATTACCAACACAAAAAAGGGATTGCTGATGTCTTTAATTCGATTGTTGTAGAACAAGGAATTTTCACAGAAAATGATCTAACTGGGATGTTTAACGGTGGTTTTTGGGCTAGTAAAAAGAATCTGTTCTCAGAACAGGAATTATATAGTGCTTTTCAAGAATGTGCCGCTCATCCAGAATATTTTGATTTTTCTCAAAAAACCTCCGATCAACCGATTATTAATTATACCATTCTCAAACGAGTTCCCAATCGATTTAATATTGTCCGCGCTCCGGGTTGTCAAGCGGGAAATTGGGGGGGAAGTTCTCATTTTCAACGTCAGGGGAATATCTTAATCGATCCGAGATTAAATCAGCCCTTAAAATATTTACATTGGGCAGGAATTCGCATTGAACCGGGATGTCCTTACTGGGATATCTGGAAATATTATCGTTATCTAGATGATCCTAATCCCCCCGCAGATCCGCCAGCAAGTAAACCCAAAAATCCTTTGCAGAGATTATTAGATAAAATCAAATTATAG